The following coding sequences are from one Streptomyces dengpaensis window:
- a CDS encoding PIN domain-containing protein, with the protein MIIVIADTSGLLAALDSTHPEHGAANEALMAAGLLVMSPLLLAELDHVATRELGREAAVSAVDDLRRWMSRGRVVMPEITEGHLGAAQSVRTRYRSLDLDLADAVNVALAADYDTDAILTLDRRDFRAVRPLGRHKAFRVLPDDLPL; encoded by the coding sequence GTGATCATCGTCATTGCCGACACGTCCGGCCTCCTGGCGGCTCTCGACTCGACTCACCCGGAGCACGGGGCGGCGAATGAGGCGCTCATGGCGGCCGGTCTCCTGGTGATGTCACCGCTCCTGCTTGCGGAACTGGATCACGTCGCCACGCGCGAGTTGGGGCGGGAGGCGGCCGTGAGCGCGGTCGACGACCTCCGGCGCTGGATGAGCCGGGGGCGTGTCGTCATGCCGGAGATCACGGAGGGCCACCTGGGCGCTGCCCAGTCCGTCCGCACCCGCTACCGCTCACTGGACCTCGACCTGGCCGACGCGGTGAACGTGGCCCTGGCCGCCGACTACGACACCGACGCGATTCTCACCCTCGATCGCCGCGATTTCCGCGCCGTGCGCCCGCTGGGCCGCCACAAGGCATTCCGGGTGCTGCCCGACGACCTGCCACTCTGA
- a CDS encoding type II toxin-antitoxin system VapB family antitoxin, translating to MSVTQIDIDDDALERAMALAKVRTKKEAVNLALNFYAEQQERAARISRHFERAREWGAVEDAERLHRAEKHSR from the coding sequence ATGTCCGTGACGCAGATCGACATCGACGACGACGCTCTGGAACGTGCCATGGCTCTGGCCAAGGTCAGGACCAAGAAGGAAGCGGTCAATCTCGCTCTGAACTTCTACGCCGAGCAGCAGGAACGTGCGGCACGCATCAGCCGTCACTTCGAGCGTGCGCGTGAGTGGGGTGCCGTCGAGGACGCCGAGCGTCTGCATCGGGCGGAGAAGCACAGCCGGTGA
- a CDS encoding PA14 domain-containing protein — protein sequence MRQKSLVAAVTGGAMSAVVLGSLLAAAPQAAAADVTCSTNVHKRTFYKNTSFSGSPARTDCDSTIDQSWSGSPFSGMPSNNFGVRWSVTRDFGSGGPFTFTVSATDGVRVYLDGVRKIDLWTGTGDTARSKSVNLTVPSGKHTLRVDYVNWSGAAKVKYTYTPRTSATYDKTKPLAPTGAKTAYNTTTRKTILSWSANKEMDLASYSLYRRPVGSSTWTKVTTTTARSHTDPLVNPDDRTPYYYEVRAMDKAGNTSSGSTDTIVRPLPIVTSLTGTYDKATGKVTLNWPLNTEPHFDHYTVLSNDLVDGYYKWVPLGTTTGNTWTTGPVTADGETRHYRVLVTNDGGTTTYNPNWLDAYAPHELWLTIPDGIAPAYAPDLTLGSCASGIQATASDSTPAPIRDFNGFEIERREAGTNTWSVVLHQGYDPRLATATATVCDPLPADGRTYEYRARSYDTAGNYSPYSEMRAVTVPVG from the coding sequence GTGCGCCAGAAGAGTCTCGTCGCCGCCGTGACCGGTGGCGCCATGTCCGCCGTCGTCCTCGGCAGCCTGCTGGCCGCCGCCCCGCAGGCGGCAGCCGCCGACGTCACCTGCTCGACCAACGTCCACAAGCGGACGTTCTACAAGAACACCTCGTTCTCCGGCTCCCCGGCGAGGACCGACTGCGACAGCACCATCGACCAGAGCTGGTCCGGCAGCCCGTTCTCCGGCATGCCGTCGAACAACTTCGGTGTCCGCTGGTCGGTGACCCGCGACTTCGGCTCCGGCGGCCCCTTCACGTTCACCGTCTCCGCCACCGACGGCGTCCGCGTCTACCTGGACGGCGTCCGCAAGATCGACCTGTGGACGGGCACCGGTGACACCGCCCGCTCCAAGAGCGTCAACCTCACCGTCCCCTCCGGCAAGCACACCCTCCGCGTCGACTACGTGAACTGGAGCGGCGCCGCGAAGGTCAAGTACACGTACACGCCCCGGACTTCGGCCACGTACGACAAGACGAAGCCACTCGCCCCCACCGGCGCGAAGACCGCCTACAACACCACCACCCGCAAGACGATCCTCTCCTGGTCCGCCAACAAGGAGATGGACCTGGCGAGTTACTCCCTCTACCGGCGGCCCGTCGGCTCCAGCACCTGGACGAAGGTCACCACGACCACCGCCCGCAGCCACACCGACCCCCTCGTGAACCCCGACGACCGCACGCCCTACTACTACGAGGTGCGCGCCATGGACAAGGCGGGCAACACCTCCTCCGGCAGCACGGACACCATCGTCCGTCCCCTGCCGATCGTCACCTCCCTGACCGGCACCTACGACAAGGCGACCGGCAAGGTCACCCTGAACTGGCCCCTCAACACCGAGCCGCACTTCGACCACTACACGGTCCTCAGCAACGACCTGGTGGACGGCTATTACAAGTGGGTCCCGCTGGGCACGACAACCGGCAACACCTGGACCACCGGCCCCGTCACCGCCGACGGCGAGACCCGCCACTACCGCGTCCTCGTCACCAACGACGGCGGCACCACCACCTACAACCCGAACTGGCTCGACGCCTACGCCCCCCATGAGCTCTGGCTCACGATCCCCGACGGCATCGCCCCTGCCTACGCCCCCGACCTGACCCTGGGCTCGTGCGCGAGCGGCATCCAGGCGACCGCCAGCGACAGCACGCCGGCCCCGATCCGCGACTTCAACGGCTTCGAGATCGAGCGCCGCGAGGCGGGCACGAACACCTGGTCGGTCGTCCTGCACCAGGGCTACGACCCGCGCCTGGCCACCGCCACGGCCACCGTCTGCGACCCGCTGCCCGCCGACGGGCGCACCTATGAGTACCGGGCCCGTTCCTATGACACGGCCGGGAACTACTCGCCGTACAGCGAGATGCGTGCCGTGACCGTGCCGGTCGGCTGA
- a CDS encoding CopG family transcriptional regulator yields MSMKRTNVYADPEDLAIIKEAAKRRGISEAEIIRQGIHLAAMANRVWDEPLFSRTFEGPGRTPAKDEVRDAVADAVRREADSGSGTAA; encoded by the coding sequence ATGTCCATGAAGCGCACCAATGTCTACGCCGATCCCGAGGACCTGGCGATCATCAAGGAGGCCGCCAAGCGTCGGGGGATAAGCGAGGCCGAGATCATCCGTCAGGGGATCCACCTCGCGGCCATGGCAAACCGTGTCTGGGATGAGCCGCTGTTCTCGCGCACCTTCGAGGGACCGGGCCGTACGCCGGCCAAGGACGAGGTCCGTGACGCGGTCGCCGACGCCGTCCGGCGTGAGGCCGACTCTGGGTCCGGGACAGCGGCGTGA
- a CDS encoding PIN domain-containing protein, whose amino-acid sequence MIYLLDTSGLVRLLRDPKLQSAWYDAIDAAAIASCYVQRAEFLHSARNGREYDEIAEMFTDLYPDVSVPKNAGRWIGAVQHRMAQAGEHRSASAVDLIIAATAAHHGLAVLHDDADYRAIARHASDLTEHNVHDVA is encoded by the coding sequence GTGATCTACTTGCTCGACACGTCCGGCCTGGTCCGGCTGCTCCGCGATCCAAAACTGCAATCGGCCTGGTACGACGCGATCGATGCAGCGGCCATCGCATCCTGCTATGTGCAACGTGCCGAGTTTCTCCACAGTGCCCGGAACGGACGCGAGTACGACGAGATCGCGGAGATGTTCACTGATCTTTACCCCGACGTGTCGGTGCCGAAGAACGCTGGGCGCTGGATCGGCGCGGTGCAACACCGTATGGCCCAGGCCGGGGAGCATCGCAGTGCCTCGGCGGTGGATCTCATCATCGCCGCCACCGCGGCCCACCACGGTCTGGCTGTCCTCCATGACGATGCCGACTACCGTGCTATTGCCCGGCACGCATCCGACCTGACCGAGCACAACGTCCACGACGTCGCCTGA